The nucleotide sequence GCCGAGGCCGGCCTGCCGGCGACGGCGTGGGACCTGTACTGCGGGGTGGGCGGGTTCGCGTTCCACCTGGCCCGGGCCGGCGTGCGGGACGTGTGGGGCATGGAGTCCTCCGCCGAGGCGGTGGCCGCGGCCCGGGAGACGGCCGCGGAGCTCGGCCTGGCCGACCGGGCGCGCTTCTCCGCCGGCGACGCCACCTCCGCGCTTTCGTTCGGGAAACGGCGGGCTCCGGAGGCGCTTTCGTTCGAGAAACGGCGGGCCCGCCCGGACGCCGTCGTCGTGAATCCGCCGCGGCGGGGCATCGGCGCCGAACTGGCCGACGCGCTGGAGGACTCGGGCGTGCCCACCGTCCTGTACTCCAGCTGCAACCCGGCGACGCTCGCGCAGGACCTGGCCCGGATGCCGAGCTATCGGGTGGCGCGGGTGCAGGTGTTCGACATGTTCCCGCAGACCCGGCACGCGGAGGTGCTCACGCTGCTGACCCGGCGGTGACGGAAGCCGGGGCGCGTCACCGCGGGTTCCCCGCCCGACGGTTCCGCTTCTTCAACTCGACGAAGACCTGCAGCAGCGTCAGAGCCGACGGCGCGAGCGCGGGTTGCGTGAGCACGAGCGGTTGCGCACGGGTCAACCCGCCACCCTGCAACGGCCGTCTCGAGTCCCACCGGTTGGCCTTGCGCAGACCACCCTCGTTCCACAGCCGCTCGTCCACCTTGAGCGCCACCTTCATCGTGTGCTCCGACTCTGGCGCCACAGCACGGACTTCCTTCACGTCCGCCCAGTCCACGGACCAGTCCCGCGTCCACACCCGTCGCTCATCGAACGTGACATGCCGAGGCCGGAACAGACCCATCGTCGCGGAGGGAAGCACCGCCAACGCCAGCGCCAACCCGATGAACGACGCCACACGCCACACCCCGAACCCGGCCGAGACATCCTCCGGCGGCCGGAAGATCACCCACACGAACACCGCGATGCACACCACGACGATCAGCCACAGGAACAGCCACCGCGCCGGACGCACCCGCGCCTGCACCGGCAGACTCGCCAGGATCTCCTCCCGCGTCGCCTTCTTCCGCAACCGCGTCGGCTTCGCATCCATCACTTGCTCCTCATCCAGTTCATGAGCCCTCCGCCCCCCGGCCATCTCCGCCGAGTGTGTCCTGCTCGTTCCCGGGCCACGCTTCCGGCGCGCGGGGGCACACGTCCGCCCCGTCGGCACGACCCTATTCCCGGAACCCACCGCGCCGCAGCGACATCACCGCAGCTGAGAACCGCTGTGATGTCGCTGCGGTGCGGTCGACCGGAACGACTGCGCGCTCGCTGCGGTGAACATCGCCGCGGCACTCCCCGTGCGGCCCCACTTCCCCGCCCGTAGGCTGGTTCCCATGTCGCAGACGCTCACCCCCGCCGCTCCGCAGGACCTGAACGCCCGCCGCCACCGGCTCCGCCGCTACCGCGCCGTCATCTTCGACATGGACGGGGTCATCACGGACACCGCCGGCGTGCACGCCGCCGCGTGGAAGGAGCTCTTCGACGCGGCCCTGCCCGACGTCGGCGCGCTGCCCGCCAACGCCGCCGTCGTCGCCGCGGACCCGGACGTGCTGCGTCCCTTCGACGCCGCCGCCGACTACCTGCATCACGTGGACGGGCGCCCCCGCGAGGACGGGGTCCGCACGTTCTTCGCCTCCCGCGGCCTGCACGTCCCGGAGGCCGACTCCCCCGAGGCGGACGCGATGCCGGAGCTGACGGTCCTCGCCCTCGCCGAGCGCAAGCAGGGCTACTTCGAGCAGGTGCTCGAGCGCGACGGCGTCCGCGTGTTCCCGGAGGCCCAGGACCTCCTCGAGCGGCTGCGGGCCAAGGGCGTGCCGGTCGCGCTGGTCACCAGCTCCAAGAACTCCCGCGCCGTGCTCACGGCCGGCGGCGTGCTGGACTTCTTCCCCGTGATCGTGGACGGGAACACCGCCGTCGAGCGCGAGCTGCCGGGCAAGCCGGACCCGGCCATGTTCTGGGAGGCCGCCCGCGAGCTGGGCGTCGACGTCGCGGACGCGATGGTCCTCGAGGACGCCGTCTCCGGTGTGAAGGCCGCCTCGGACGGCCGCTTCGGCCTCGTGATCGGCGTGGACCGCGAGCCCGAGCTCGGCAAGGGCCGACTCAAGGCGGCCGGCGCCCACCTGGTGGTCCAGGACTACGGGACCCTGCATCTGGAGGACCGCACCACCACCCCGTTCGACCCCGCGTGGGTGCTGCGCTGGGACCGCTTCGACCCGGCCTCCGAGGGCACGCGCGAGGTGCTGTGCACCCTGGCCAACGGGTACTGGGGCACCCGCGGCGCCGTGCCCGGCACGCGTATCTCCTCCGTCCACTACCCCGGCACCTACATGGCCGGGGTGTTCAACCGGCTGACCTCGATGGTCCAGGGCCGGGTCGTGGAGACCGAGCACATGGTCAACATCCAGGACTGGACCCCGCTCGTGGTGACGCCGCGCCACGGCCGCCCGCTGCTGCCGGGCGAGGAGAACCTCGTGGAGTACGGCCAGGAGATGGACCTGCGCCGCGGCGTGCTCTCCCGCACCATGACCTTTGAGGACGAGCAGGGCCGGCGCACCACGCTCCACACCCGGCAGTTCACCTCGCTGGCCAACCGGCACCTCGCCGCGATCGAGCTGACCGTGGTGGCGGAGAACTGGTCCGGGGACCTCACAGTGCGCTCGAAGATCGAGGGCCGCGTGGCCAACCTCAACGTCTCCGACGACCGCACCCTCGCCAATCAGCACCTCGAGCCGGTCCAGGCCCGGGAGATCGACGGCGAGACCGTCCTGCTCGAGACCGCCACCAACCAGTCCGGCATCCACGTGGCCCTGGCCACCCGCACCCGCCAGGTGGCGCCGGTGGGGCACCACGAGCCCATCCGCCGCCCCGTGGACGGCTCGGACCTGGTGGTCGGCCAGGACATCCTCCTCCACGTGGACGAGGGCGTGCCGCTCGTGCTGGAGAAGATCGCCGCCGTCGCCACGAGCCACGACCACGCCAACGCCTCCGTGTGGGAGTCGGCGGTGAAGGACGTCCAGCGCGCCCAGAACTTCCGCAACCTGCTGACCCTGCACGAGCAGCGCTGGGGCACCAACTGGGACCGGTTCTCCGTGCGCATCGACCTGGCCGAGCCGTACCGGCACCACCGCCGCTCCACGGCAGCGGAGGCCGGCGGCGAGTACGCGCCGCCCGTCGTCGACGCCGGCCACTCGGCCCCGGTGGGGTCCGCGGTCCCGATGGGCAAGGACGGCGCGTCGCTGCGCCAGCAGCTCGCGCTGAACCTGCACACGTTCCACGTGCTGCAGACGGCCTACGGCCGCCGCCGGGACCTGGACGCCTCCGTGGGGGCGCGCGGCCTGCACGGCGAGGGCTACCGCGGCCACATCTTCTGGGACGAGATCTACGTCTACCCCATGCTCACGCTGCGCCGCCCCGAGATCACCCGCGGCCTGCTGATGTACCGCTACCGGCGTCTCAACGAGGCCCGCGCCAACGCCCAGGCCGCGGGCTGGGCCGGCGCCATGTACCCGTGGCAGTCCGGGGCAGACGGCTCCGAGGAGACGCCCACCGAGCTGTGGAACCCGCGCTCGCGCATGTGGATGCCGGACAACTCGCACAACCAGCGCCACGTCTCCCTGGACATCGCCTACTCGGTGCTGCGGTACATCGAGATCACGAAGGACACCTCCTTCATCTCGGACTACGGCGCGGAGATGCTCGTGGAGATCTCCCGTTTCTTCATGTCCATGACCCTGCACAACGCCGTCACGGACCGCTACGAGATCCACGGCGTCATGGGCCCGGACGAGTTCCACGACGGCTACCCGGAGACCCCCGGCTCGGGCCTGCGCAACAACGCGTACACCAACGTGCTGACCTCCTGGGTGCTCTCCGAGACCGCCCGGCTGGTGCGCTGGCTGGACACCCTCGACGACGGCCTGCCCGAGATCATGGAGATCACCGAGGAGGAGATCGAGCGCTGGGAGGACGTCAGCGCCCGCCTCACCGTGCCGTTCTTCGAGGACGGCGAGGAGGCCGGCATCCTCGCGCAGTTCGAGGGCTACCAGGACCTCAAGGAGTTCGACTGGGAGGCCTACCGGGCCAAGTACGGCAACATCGGCCGCATGGACCTGATCCTGCAGGCCGAGGGCGACGCCACCAACCGGTACAAGCTCTCCAAGCAGGCGGACACCCTCATGCTCGGCTACCTGTTCTCCGCCGAGGAGCTGGACGGGATCCTGCGCCGCATGGGCTACGAGCTGCCGCAGGAGGCGTTCGAGCGCATGGTGACGTACTACGAGGCCCGCTCCACGCACGGCTCCACGCTCTCCCGGCTGGTGCACGCCTGGGTGGCGGCCCGCACCGATCCGGACCGCTCGTGGGACCTGTTCACGGAGGCGCTCGAGTCGGACCTCTCCGACACCCAGGGCGGCACCACCCGCGAGGGCATCCACCTGGGCCTGATGGCCGGCACCGTGGACACCGTGATCCGCTGCTACGCGGGCCTGGAGACGCGCGAGGACGTGGTGCGCGTGGACCCGCGCATGCCCTCCCAGCTGCCCGGCGCCAGCTTCACCATCCGGTTCCGCCAGCAGCCGGTGCAGATCCACATGCGCCGCTCGGAGGTCACGGTCCGCGCCGGCAGCGGCATGTGGCACGACGTGCCGATGATCATCGCCGGCCAGGAGCACACCCTGTCCCCGGGCGCCGAGATCACGGTCCCGCTGGGCTGAGCCGGGGAGCCTGAGCCGGGGGCCTGATCCGGAGCCGGGTCCCAGCCGGAAACACTTTCGCTCGAGAAATCGTCGCTACCATCCCGAAATCCTGGGATGGTAGCGACGATTTCCCGAGCGAAAGCGCGTCTGGGGGGTGCCTCTATGGTTTTCTTCAAGCCGCGAGAGCGACTGATGATGGTGCTGGCGGGGCGGTCGGATCTTGATACAGGGTGCCATCGCGGAGCATCGCGTAGAGCACGTCCGTGCGGCGCCGGGCCAGCGCGATCAGCGCCTGGTTGTGGCGTTTGCCCTGGGCTCGTTTGCGGTCGTAGTACGCCCTGGAAGGCGGGTGTGACAGCGAAGCGAACGCTGAGAGGAACAGGGCCCGCTTCAGTCGCTTGTTCCCGCCCCGGGCTACGTGCTCTCCGCGGATCGAGGTCCCGGAGCGTCGGGTGACCGGGGCGATCCCGGCGTAGGAGGCCAGATGCCCGGCATCGACGAAGTCCTTGCCCACAACTTCAGTGAGGATGCGTGCGGCGGTCCTGATCCCTACTCCGGGCATCGAGATCAGGACCGGGTGAAGAGGGTGGGCCTCCACTGCAGCCTCCACCTGGGAGGCCAGGCCGGCCCGCTGACGGGTCAGGCCGGCGAGCTGTTCTGCCAGGATCGGGACCACGGTGGCCGCGGCCTGCGTGCCGGCCACGACCACGGACTGCTCGTCCAGGGCTTGGAAGATCTGTTCCGTGAGAGAAGCGGCCAGGCGTGGGGCGTGCTTGCGCAGCCTGGCCCGCACATGCCCCGGCCCAGCCGTTCTGAGCTGTGCCGGGGTGGGGTAGCGGCCGAGAAGGTCTGCCACGGCGGGGTGGGTGATCCTGGGCCCGAGCACGCGCTCGAGCGCGGGGTGGATCTGGGTGAGGAGTCCGCGCAGCCCGTTCGAGGTCGCGGTGATCTGCGCGGCGAGGTCGTCATCGAACCCGGCGAGCATGGCCAGCTCGGCGATCTGTTCCTCATCGACTCGGATGGAGCGCAGCGTATGGGGCATCGTGCGGGCTGCTTCAGCGATGATCGCCGCGTCCTTGGCGTCGGTCTTGGCCGAGCCGGGGTGCAGGTCAGCGATCCGTCGCATCGCCAGCCCGGGCAGGTACGCCACCTCAACGCCGTCGCAGGCCTGGGCCACGGCCACGGGCAGGGCGCCGATCGTGGCCGGTTGATCGACGACGAGCAGCGCGGGCCCGTGGGCGCGGGCGAGCTCGTCGAGGATGCCGCGTAGGCGGGTCTCGTCGTTGGGCAGGGCCTTGTCGTAGACCTTTTTCCCGGCCGCGGTGAGGGCCACGGCGTGGTGCTCGGCCTTGCCGACGTCAAGGCCGATGAACACGGCCGGGTGCTGCTGTGCTGTCATGATCGTTCCCTTCTGGTGCGCCGGTGGCGTGTGCTGGCCGGCCGGGAGGTGATCACGCTCGGCATCCACGTTACGAAGGCCCTTGTCAGCCGGGTCCTGCCTCTATCAGCGATCCGTGACCACCGGACCGGTCCTGGGTGACAACACCCCCCGGATCATGGATGACTGGGGGCAAACGATCATGCCCAGGACCGGCCGGTCAGCACTCCCTGATCCTGCCGGATCCAGGAGCCACGAAGAAGGTAACGGGGTATGAGCGCGTCTGGGGGGGTGGGGCTGTCAGGCGGAGCGCGGGTACAGCAGCATCCGCAGCACCGGGTAGGCCACGACCAGCGCGCCCAGGGTGATGCCCAGGCGGGGCAGGGTGGTCAGCTCGGTGGTCAGCCCGAGCACCACGACGACGGCGGTCGCCAGGGCCATCAGCAGGAACGTGATCGTCCGCTCGGCGCGGCGCACGGCGCGGGACTCGGTGGAGGCGGCGGGGGTGGTCATGGGGGGCTCCTTCGGGAGTCGGTGGCGACGGGCCGGCGGTCCGTCCTGGTGATGGCTCCATCCTTCCGGCGCCCGCCGCCGCACTGAAGGGACCTGAGGCGGGATCGGGTGCCCCGTGGGTCGGCTCCTCGGCCCGACTTTCGGATGAGGAGCACTGGCGGGTCCGCCAGGCGGGGAGGCCCGTGCGGTCCGCCCCAGGTCGCACCGAGGTTCCGACCGTCGTCGCCCCCGGAACCATCCTCACGCCCCTGCCCCCGGCCACCCGGCGGACGCGAGCATCGTCACCATGAACACGCACACCGCCCTCACCCTCCCCTCCCCCGGCCGCACCGAGGCCCCCGCGATCCCCGCGGCTCCCGCGTCCGACGCACCGCCGGCCCCGCCGATGCTCTCGATCCGCCACGTGTCCAAGCACTACGGCGGCGTCCCCGCGGTGCAGGACGTCTCCTTCGACGTCCCCGCCGGCCGCATCACCGGCTTCGTCGGCCCCAACGGCGCGGGCAAGTCCACCGTGCTGCGCATGGCCCTCGGCCTCACCCGCCCGGACGCCGGCGAGGTGACCGTGGACGGCGCGCCGTTCGCCGACGCCGCCGCCCCCGGACGCACCGTGGGCGCCCTGCTGAGCGCGGAGTCCCTGCCGGGGCACATGACCGTCCGCGGCCACCTCGGGTGGGCCGCCGCCACGCAGGGCCTGCCCCGCCGGCGGGTCCGCGAGGTCCTGGAGGCCGTGGGCCTGCCGCACGCCGGCCGACGTCGGATCAAGGGGCTCTCGCTGGGCATGCGCCAGCGCGTCGGGCTGGCCGCCGCCCTGCTGGGCGAGCCCCGCCTGCTCGTGCTGGACGAGCCCCTCAACGGCCTGGACACGGACGCGATCCTCGCGCTGCGCTCCCTGCTGACCGACTACGCGGCCCGCGGCAACACCGTGCTGCTGTCCTCGCACCTGATGGCCGAGCTGGCGCGGGTGGTGGACCACGTGGTGATGATCCGCGGCGGCCGCCTCGTGGCCGCGGGCCCGCTGTCCGACTTCGAGTCCTCGGGCCGCACCCTCGAGGACGCCTACCTGCACCTCGTCCACGGCTGACCGCCGTCCGAACCCCCGCACCCGCCCTTCCCGCACCCCCGCGCCCCCGCGCCCTGCGCCCCTGACCCTGGAGACCCCCATGCAGACCGTCCTCGCCCCCTCGTCCCTGCCCGCCCCCGCCCCGCAGACCCTGCGCCACGTGCTCCGCGCCGAGGCCGGCCGCGCCGCCGGCCCGGGCGGGATGGTCGTGCCGTCCGTCGCCGCCGCGGCGCTCGGCACCGTCGCCGGCCTCGGCATGCACGCGGCCTCCCGCTGGATGTCCTCGACGCCGGAGCTGGCGGAGGGCACCGCGGCCGCGGCCCACACCGCCGCGGCCACCGGGGTGGAGTCCGCCGTGGCGGTCGCCGCGCTGGTGATGTCCCTGGCCGCCGTCGTGCGGACCAGCCGGGACCAGGGCGCGGCCTTCGGCGCCCGCAGCCTGCTCGTGCCCCGCCGGGGACGACTGCTCGGCGCCCAGCTCGGCGCCCTGGCCGGCAGCGCGCTGCCGGCCCTGACGGCGACGGCGGTGCTCACCGCCGCGGCCATCGGCCTGACCGGCGGGGTCGTCCCGGCCGGGGCCGTGGGGCTCGCCGGGCTGCTGGCGGTGCTCGCCGGCACCGCCCTCGTGGTCCTCGCCGGCGGCCTGGCGGCGGCGGTGCGCTCCCTGCCCGTGGCGCTGCTGGCCTTCGTGGGCGTGATGGTCGTCCTCCCGCTGGCGATGACCATGGCCCCGATGCTCCTGCCCGAAGCGATCGGCTCGGCCGTCACGGCGGCGGGCGCGTGGCTGCCCGCCCAGGCGTGGACGGGCGCGGCCGCGGTGTCCCAGCTCGACCCCGTGACCCCCGCCGCGCTGCTCCCGCTGGTCGGCCGCCTGGCGGTCCTCGTCGGCTGGACGGCGGCTGCCGTGCTCGCCGCCGTGGCCGTGGTCGCACGCAGGGACGCCTGACGCTCCCCGCCTGAGGGTCCCGCCGCGCCGGGACCGCCTCCCGCCGCCGCCCTGCCCGCGTCTCAGACGCAGGCAGGGCGGCGGCTTTTCTGCGCCCTTCCGCGTACGCACCGGAGAGCATTCATGTGCCCGGTATCGAGACATTTCACACCGATTGCCTGC is from Micrococcus luteus NCTC 2665 and encodes:
- a CDS encoding beta-phosphoglucomutase family hydrolase is translated as MSQTLTPAAPQDLNARRHRLRRYRAVIFDMDGVITDTAGVHAAAWKELFDAALPDVGALPANAAVVAADPDVLRPFDAAADYLHHVDGRPREDGVRTFFASRGLHVPEADSPEADAMPELTVLALAERKQGYFEQVLERDGVRVFPEAQDLLERLRAKGVPVALVTSSKNSRAVLTAGGVLDFFPVIVDGNTAVERELPGKPDPAMFWEAARELGVDVADAMVLEDAVSGVKAASDGRFGLVIGVDREPELGKGRLKAAGAHLVVQDYGTLHLEDRTTTPFDPAWVLRWDRFDPASEGTREVLCTLANGYWGTRGAVPGTRISSVHYPGTYMAGVFNRLTSMVQGRVVETEHMVNIQDWTPLVVTPRHGRPLLPGEENLVEYGQEMDLRRGVLSRTMTFEDEQGRRTTLHTRQFTSLANRHLAAIELTVVAENWSGDLTVRSKIEGRVANLNVSDDRTLANQHLEPVQAREIDGETVLLETATNQSGIHVALATRTRQVAPVGHHEPIRRPVDGSDLVVGQDILLHVDEGVPLVLEKIAAVATSHDHANASVWESAVKDVQRAQNFRNLLTLHEQRWGTNWDRFSVRIDLAEPYRHHRRSTAAEAGGEYAPPVVDAGHSAPVGSAVPMGKDGASLRQQLALNLHTFHVLQTAYGRRRDLDASVGARGLHGEGYRGHIFWDEIYVYPMLTLRRPEITRGLLMYRYRRLNEARANAQAAGWAGAMYPWQSGADGSEETPTELWNPRSRMWMPDNSHNQRHVSLDIAYSVLRYIEITKDTSFISDYGAEMLVEISRFFMSMTLHNAVTDRYEIHGVMGPDEFHDGYPETPGSGLRNNAYTNVLTSWVLSETARLVRWLDTLDDGLPEIMEITEEEIERWEDVSARLTVPFFEDGEEAGILAQFEGYQDLKEFDWEAYRAKYGNIGRMDLILQAEGDATNRYKLSKQADTLMLGYLFSAEELDGILRRMGYELPQEAFERMVTYYEARSTHGSTLSRLVHAWVAARTDPDRSWDLFTEALESDLSDTQGGTTREGIHLGLMAGTVDTVIRCYAGLETREDVVRVDPRMPSQLPGASFTIRFRQQPVQIHMRRSEVTVRAGSGMWHDVPMIIAGQEHTLSPGAEITVPLG
- a CDS encoding IS110 family transposase, with the translated sequence MTAQQHPAVFIGLDVGKAEHHAVALTAAGKKVYDKALPNDETRLRGILDELARAHGPALLVVDQPATIGALPVAVAQACDGVEVAYLPGLAMRRIADLHPGSAKTDAKDAAIIAEAARTMPHTLRSIRVDEEQIAELAMLAGFDDDLAAQITATSNGLRGLLTQIHPALERVLGPRITHPAVADLLGRYPTPAQLRTAGPGHVRARLRKHAPRLAASLTEQIFQALDEQSVVVAGTQAAATVVPILAEQLAGLTRQRAGLASQVEAAVEAHPLHPVLISMPGVGIRTAARILTEVVGKDFVDAGHLASYAGIAPVTRRSGTSIRGEHVARGGNKRLKRALFLSAFASLSHPPSRAYYDRKRAQGKRHNQALIALARRRTDVLYAMLRDGTLYQDPTAPPAPSSVALAA
- a CDS encoding ABC transporter ATP-binding protein, whose translation is MNTHTALTLPSPGRTEAPAIPAAPASDAPPAPPMLSIRHVSKHYGGVPAVQDVSFDVPAGRITGFVGPNGAGKSTVLRMALGLTRPDAGEVTVDGAPFADAAAPGRTVGALLSAESLPGHMTVRGHLGWAAATQGLPRRRVREVLEAVGLPHAGRRRIKGLSLGMRQRVGLAAALLGEPRLLVLDEPLNGLDTDAILALRSLLTDYAARGNTVLLSSHLMAELARVVDHVVMIRGGRLVAAGPLSDFESSGRTLEDAYLHLVHG